The DNA sequence ATTGAACGCTAAAATTGCGAACATCAGCCGATTTGATCGTAAACATTATTTCTACCCAGACCTTCCAAAGGGATACCAGACAACACAGATGTACCAGCCGATTATCCTAGCGGGCTATATCGACGCTCCGCTTGAAGACGGCAGTTCGGTTCGTGTCAAAATTCACCATGCTCACATGGAAGAAGACGCAGGAAAACTGACTCATAACGGCGACCACAGTCTTGTCGATCTTAACCGAGCAGGGACACCTTTAATTGAAATCGTTAGCGAGCCCGACATTCACTCTGCGGCCGAGGCAAAAGCATATGCAATAGAATTGTATCGTCTAATGACATACGCAGGTGTCACGCACGGTGATTTATATCATGGAAACATGCGCTTTGATGTCAACCTCTCAATTGCGCTAAAGGGTGCGACTGAACTTGGTACACGAGCAGAAGTTAAGAACCTCAACTCGTTTAGAAGCGTTGAAAAGGCCGCGGAATACGAATTTAAACGCCAAGTAGAGCGCCTAGAAAACGGCGAGCGTATCGTTCAGGAGACCCGTGGCTGGGATGAAGCCAAGCAAAAGACAAACTCGCAGCGTTCTAAAGAAGATGCCCAAGATTACCGCTATATGCCTGACGCCGATATTCCACCAATTGTCTTAGGTGATGATGAAATTGCTGAAATTCAAGCAACTGTCCCAATGCTACCGCCTGAATATCGAGAGAAATGGGCTTCGCTTGGGCTTGACCGCTCCGTTATCGATTCACTGCTTGCAACTAAAGAATATGCAAAACTCATCACAACTATCCAAGAGCAAGCGAATAACGATGTTGCCAAAAGAGTAGCACATTGGTTTTCTAGCGCTCTAGGCCATCACGATGATGAAGGAGCTAGCGCAGAAGTAAATGAACTGCGCCCAGAAGGTTTTATCGAACTTGCTAATATGGTTGCCGCAAACGAACTGAGTAGTACGGCTGCAAAAGAAGTATTTCTTGAGCTTTTGACGAGTAAAAAAACAGCAAAGGAAATTGCTGAAAGTAAAAACCTTATACAAGTTAGTGACGAATCGGCAATTGCGGCTATCGTTGACGAAGTATTGGCCGATCCGGCAAGTGCCAAAGCTATCGAAGATATTAAAAATGGCAATGACAAAGTCATCGGCTTTTTAGTCGGTCAAGTGATGAAAAAATCTCAAGGCAAGGCCAATCCAGCTCTTGCTCAAAAACTAATACGAGAGAAATTATAGTATGGATTGGCAGCGAACTGAACCTACGAAAATAACAAAAGTTGGCTGGCGGACAATCGTTGCTAAAACATTCACTTTACCAGACGGTAAAAGTGTAGAGTTCGACACTATAAACCGAGAAGATTTTTCAGCAGCTGGAATCATTGCGCTCACCAAAGATAACAAAGTCATTACTGGTCGTCAATTTCGACCCGGACCCGAACAGCTTATGGATGAGATTCCAGGAGGTATAGTTGATCCTGGGGAAAGCCCCGAAACAGCAGCAAAACGTGAAATGCTAGAGGAGACTGGGTACGAAGCCGGCTCACTAAAGTTTCTAGGCGCGTTTCACAGAGACAGTATGACGAATGGCAAATGGTATTATTATCTTGCGACCGATTGTGAACTGGTAAGCACTACACCTGAAAATGGAGAACACGAATTTATTGAAGTTATATTAAAAACAATTCCGAAGTTTATTAATGATGCTAAAAAAGGGTTAATTACAGATCCTTTCGC is a window from the Candidatus Saccharimonadales bacterium genome containing:
- the gatB gene encoding Asp-tRNA(Asn)/Glu-tRNA(Gln) amidotransferase subunit GatB; amino-acid sequence: LNAKIANISRFDRKHYFYPDLPKGYQTTQMYQPIILAGYIDAPLEDGSSVRVKIHHAHMEEDAGKLTHNGDHSLVDLNRAGTPLIEIVSEPDIHSAAEAKAYAIELYRLMTYAGVTHGDLYHGNMRFDVNLSIALKGATELGTRAEVKNLNSFRSVEKAAEYEFKRQVERLENGERIVQETRGWDEAKQKTNSQRSKEDAQDYRYMPDADIPPIVLGDDEIAEIQATVPMLPPEYREKWASLGLDRSVIDSLLATKEYAKLITTIQEQANNDVAKRVAHWFSSALGHHDDEGASAEVNELRPEGFIELANMVAANELSSTAAKEVFLELLTSKKTAKEIAESKNLIQVSDESAIAAIVDEVLADPASAKAIEDIKNGNDKVIGFLVGQVMKKSQGKANPALAQKLIREKL
- a CDS encoding NUDIX hydrolase gives rise to the protein MDWQRTEPTKITKVGWRTIVAKTFTLPDGKSVEFDTINREDFSAAGIIALTKDNKVITGRQFRPGPEQLMDEIPGGIVDPGESPETAAKREMLEETGYEAGSLKFLGAFHRDSMTNGKWYYYLATDCELVSTTPENGEHEFIEVILKTIPKFINDAKKGLITDPFAVLAAYDDLIALNKEEIKE